In Solanum stenotomum isolate F172 chromosome 6, ASM1918654v1, whole genome shotgun sequence, one DNA window encodes the following:
- the LOC125869083 gene encoding delta(3,5)-Delta(2,4)-dienoyl-CoA isomerase, peroxisomal isoform X2, which produces MEEYKSLKIIQKSPNSLVYYLYLNRFRRFNALSHDFFTEFPKAISSLDQNPNVAVIILAGSGKHFCSGVDIQTVADVFKETHATDCARNVERLRQHIKFMQEAITALECCRKPVIAAVHGACTGGAIDLITACDIRYCSSDAFFSIKEVDLAMTADLGILQRLPSIVGSGNAMELALTGRRFTGSEAKDMCLVSKVFTSKEALEEGVKVVADEIATKSPLAVIGTKAVLLRSRDLTVEQGLDYVATWNSGTLLSDDLKEAISAHSQKRKPKFAKL; this is translated from the exons ATGGAGGAATACAAATCACTGAAAATCATTCAAAAATCCCCAAATTCTCTGGTTTATTACTTGTACCTCAACCGATTCAGACGCTTCAATGCTCTCTCACATGACTTCTTCACTGAATTCCCCAAAGCCATCTCCTCACTCGATCAAAACCCCAATGTCGCCGTCATCATCCTTGCTGGTTCCGGCAAGCACTTCTGTTCTGGCGTCGACATCCAAACCGTAGCCGATGTCTTCAAAGAAACCCACGCCACCGATTGCGCCCGCAACGTCGAGAGGCTCCGGCAGCATATCAAATTCATGCAGGAGGCTATTACTGCCCTAGAGTGTTGCCGTAAACCCGTGATTGCCGCTGTCCATGGCGCATGTACCGGTGGGGCGATTGATCTAATTACTGCCTGTGATATTAGGTATTGTTCTTCTGATGCTTTTTTCTCCATCAAAGAGGTGGATTTAGCTATGACGGCTGATCTTGGGATACTTCAGAGGCTACCCAGTATTGTTGGTTCTGGAAATGCCATGGAGTTGGCTTTAACTGGTCGGAGGTTTACAGGTTCTGAAGCTAAAGATATGTGCTTGGTGTCTAAGGTTTTTACTTCTAAAGAAGCTTTGGAGGAAGGTGTCAAAGTTGTTGCTGATG AAATAGCTACAAAGTCTCCACTTGCTGTTATTGGAACAAAAGCTGTGTTGCTGAGAAGTAGGGATTTGACAGTGGAACAAGGCCTGGATTATGTTGCCACATGGAATTCTGGTACCCTGCTATCAGATGACTTAAAAGAAGCAATTTCAGCACATAGCCAAAAGAGGAAGCCTAAATTTGCCAAACTGTAG
- the LOC125869083 gene encoding delta(3,5)-Delta(2,4)-dienoyl-CoA isomerase, peroxisomal isoform X1 produces the protein MEEYKSLKIIQKSPNSLVYYLYLNRPTHLNALSRDFFTEFPKAISSLDQNPNVAVIILAGSGKHFCSGIDLQTLGDIFKESDSVDCGRKVERLRRHIKFLQEAITALECCRKPVIAAVHGACIGGAIDIITACDIRYCSSDAFFSVKEVDLAITADLGTLQRLPSIVGFGNAMELALTGRRFTGSEAKDLGLVSKLFTSKEALEEGVKVVAEEIATKSPLAVIGTKAVLLRSRDLTVEQGLDYVATWNSGTLLSDDLKEAISAHSQKRKPKFAKL, from the exons ATGGAGGAATACAAATCACTGAAAATCATTCAAAAATCCCCGAACTCTCTTGTCTATTACCTGTATCTTAACCGACCCACACATCTCAACGCTCTCTCACGTGACTTCTTCACTGAATTCCCCAAAGCCATCTCCTCACTCGATCAAAACCCCAATGTCGCCGTCATCATCCTCGCTGGCTCCGGCAAGCACTTCTGTTCCGGCATCGACCTCCAAACCCTAGGCGATATCTTCAAAGAATCCGACTCCGTCGATTGCGGCCGTAAAGTCGAGAGGCTCCGGCGGCATATCAAGTTCCTTCAGGAGGCTATTACCGCCTTAGAGTGTTGCCGTAAACCCGTGATTGCCGCTGTCCATGGCGCATGTATCGGTGGTGCGATTGATATAATTACTGCCTGTGATATTAGGTATTGTTCTTCTGATGCTTTTTTCTCAGTGAAAGAGGTGGATTTAGCTATTACGGCTGATCTCGGGACACTTCAGAGGCTTCCCAGTATTGTTGGGTTTGGAAATGCTATGGAGTTGGCTTTAACTGGTCGGAGGTTTACAGGTTCCGAAGCTAAAGATTTGGGCTTGGTGTCTAAGCTTTTTACTTCTAAAGAAGCTTTGGAGGAAGGTGTCAAAGTTGTTGCTGAGG AAATAGCTACAAAGTCTCCACTTGCTGTTATTGGAACAAAAGCTGTGTTGCTGAGAAGTAGGGATTTGACAGTGGAACAAGGCCTGGATTATGTTGCCACATGGAATTCTGGTACCCTGCTATCAGATGACTTAAAAGAAGCAATTTCAGCACATAGCCAAAAGAGGAAGCCTAAATTTGCCAAACTGTAG